CCGGGGACTGGAGCTCCTGCAAGGCATCTGGCCAGGAAGGATCCATGTCTTCAACCAAAGTGGGGGCCGTTTCCTGCAGGAAGCGCAGATCAACACCCTCGTCCATCTGGCCCAGCAAACCCATCCAGACTGGATCTACATTTTCGACGCCGACGAATTTCTCATCCCGAAGCATGGGCAGAGCCTGAAGACATACCTGAAGGCCCTGCCCCGAGCCTGCAAGGGTGTCCGATATGAATTGAAGAACTTCATCTCCCACCGGGAGTTCAACGATCAATCCCTGTCGGATTTCCTCACCATGGACCGCCAGGGCGTCACCGACGAGTCCAAGCAGAGGGATGCCCTTCAGAACTTCGATGATATCTACCACGGCAGACTCAACTTCTTCCATATTCCCTTCCCCTCCAAGGTCATCTTTCGGAATGAGGGGTTGAAACGCGTGGCAGCCGGCTGCCATCGCGTCGAGTTCCAGAAGCACACACCCCTTCACCTTGCAGACGACATCTACGCTGCCCACCTTTCCTGGCTCTCCCTGGAACGATTGAGGCGCAAGGCCGAACAAGGTCAGCAGCATGTGGCCAATGGATTCCACCGGAAACATGGATGGCAGAACCAGCTCATTTTCCAGATGGCCAACGAGAAGCGTCTGGATCAGTTGTGGGAAAGGCACTCACTGCCCGAACCCGGTTGTCCCCCGGGCGATTCCCCCACCAATGTCCAGGTGAACCTCGACTTCCGATCAGCCATCCAGACGACGGTCCAAACGCTTGTTCAAGCGGGATTCGACCCTCAG
The sequence above is drawn from the uncultured Holophaga sp. genome and encodes:
- a CDS encoding glycosyltransferase family 2 protein, which gives rise to MTWGRLKEQAMQPQPPSPDPLAEIPSPSPELPRIAGIIQCRNEWGLIALSIGFALTHHVDEVFVLNDRSTDETHRGLELLQGIWPGRIHVFNQSGGRFLQEAQINTLVHLAQQTHPDWIYIFDADEFLIPKHGQSLKTYLKALPRACKGVRYELKNFISHREFNDQSLSDFLTMDRQGVTDESKQRDALQNFDDIYHGRLNFFHIPFPSKVIFRNEGLKRVAAGCHRVEFQKHTPLHLADDIYAAHLSWLSLERLRRKAEQGQQHVANGFHRKHGWQNQLIFQMANEKRLDQLWERHSLPEPGCPPGDSPTNVQVNLDFRSAIQTTVQTLVQAGFDPQNLCVFKSETIPAMEAPPTLFPLHILIALTSQHHQALASTAAPNPATRFLQRLRQSIAKRLPGGRRGLA